The Streptomyces puniciscabiei genomic interval CGCGGACGCCCGGCAGGGACTCGGGCTGCCGCTCCTGGGCCGCGCGGGCCGCACGGGCGGCGCTGCGCCGGGACAGCGCGTCGAGCAGGCTGCGCTCGCCCCGGCCACGCAGCAGGAGCAGCACGAACGGGTCGGCGTCGAGCAGCCGTGCCGTCTGGTAGCAGAGTGCGGCCGCGTGCTTGCAGGGGTGCCCGGAGTCGGGGCAGCTGCAGCGCGGCACGAGGTCTCCGGGACCGGGCAGGAGCGGTACGCCGCAGTCGGCGAGGGACTGGGGCAGTTCCTTGTCGAGCAGCGCGGCGATGTGCCCGGGCCGGTCGGCGGCCGCGTCCAGGAAGCGCTCCCAGTCCGCGTCCTCCAGCGTGCGGACCCGCACCTGCACCCGGTACGGGCGGGGCCGGCTCCCGCGGACGTACGCCAGGACGAGGCCCGGGGTCACGGTGATCGCGTCGACGTGCCCCTGGTCGGCGTAACCACGGCCCCGCGCCAGCCTCTTCGGGTCCAGCGCGTCCTGCTCCAGCGCGGCCACCCATGCGTTGCCCCACCAGGTCTCCGCGAAGGGCACGTCCTCGGCACCGGCCTCGCGGGGCGAGAACGGCGGAAAGGTGCGGCGGAGTTCGGTGTCGCGGTGGGGGGTGGCCATGGTGGCGGGCACGTGGGCGGACGCCGACTCGCGCCAGGTGGAGCCCGGCTCGGCGGGAAGGTGGTCGGTACCGGCAGAGGTGTGGTCCGGTTCGGCGTGAACGGCGGGCTGTGGTGTGCGCGGGGGCGGGGGCGCCGGGGTGGTGACGGGGCGCGGTCCGGTGCTGTCGGTGCCGTCGCCGGTGCCGATGGTGTCCGGGCCCGGTGTCTCCTCCTCCGGGGTGTCGGACCCCGCCGGCATCCGGAAGGCGTTGGCCAGGTAGTGCCGCATGTCCTGGGCGGCCTTGATGCGAGCGGCCCGGGATTCCGGTCCGGGAACGGTCGCGGGGCGCGGCGCCGTCACACCGGAGCCACCGGTCGGGCGCGGCCCGCGCCGGGCACGGGGCGCCTTCGACCACTCGCCGCGCG includes:
- a CDS encoding SWIM zinc finger family protein — its product is MGGGDSGVPGAAGAGDPSGPAVAADRDLPGSARAERPAGRPADLAREALRSARREALRAEAETDEAAARGEWSKAPRARRGPRPTGGSGVTAPRPATVPGPESRAARIKAAQDMRHYLANAFRMPAGSDTPEEETPGPDTIGTGDGTDSTGPRPVTTPAPPPPRTPQPAVHAEPDHTSAGTDHLPAEPGSTWRESASAHVPATMATPHRDTELRRTFPPFSPREAGAEDVPFAETWWGNAWVAALEQDALDPKRLARGRGYADQGHVDAITVTPGLVLAYVRGSRPRPYRVQVRVRTLEDADWERFLDAAADRPGHIAALLDKELPQSLADCGVPLLPGPGDLVPRCSCPDSGHPCKHAAALCYQTARLLDADPFVLLLLRGRGERSLLDALSRRSAARAARAAQERQPESLPGVRAAEALAPRELPPLPPPLPAPPHPEQPPVYPAAPGGPDPFALDQLATDAAARAHALLGTGRDPVGELTLWQDAVRLAAARPGSGLTATTRTLYATLATAAGRTPAELARAVAAWRQGGAAGLAVLEEPWDPPAGRFDRARPLLLAADLPAFRPWRNRLTHPRGHVQLRLGRDGLWYPYESEPGQDDWWPRGTPDLDPVGALTGLGAPDDA